Proteins from one Staphylococcus saprophyticus subsp. saprophyticus ATCC 15305 = NCTC 7292 genomic window:
- a CDS encoding DUF2871 domain-containing protein — protein MKKLMYSSAFYTLLGLLSGLFYREMSKAENFSGYSQLNITHTHLLVLGTIMFLIFMIIEFQLKLTSNRQLFNYFFYIFHLGVLITVTMQFINGIAAMKDFNVSPAIAGIAGLGHIMITLAFILFFVLLNKRINAYTGKNV, from the coding sequence ATGAAAAAATTAATGTACAGTTCTGCTTTTTATACTTTATTAGGTTTACTCAGTGGGCTATTTTACCGCGAAATGTCAAAAGCAGAAAACTTTAGCGGATACTCACAATTGAACATCACACATACGCATTTATTAGTATTAGGCACCATCATGTTCTTAATATTTATGATTATCGAATTTCAATTAAAGTTAACCTCAAACAGACAATTATTTAACTATTTCTTTTATATTTTCCATTTAGGTGTATTAATTACGGTTACGATGCAATTTATAAATGGCATCGCGGCTATGAAAGATTTTAATGTAAGTCCTGCTATCGCTGGCATTGCTGGGTTGGGTCATATTATGATTACGCTTGCTTTTATATTATTCTTTGTTTTATTAAATAAAAGAATCAATGCGTATACTGGTAAAAACGTATAA